GCTGTCTTCATCCCACAGACTGCAGATGGAATGCAATGTGAGCGCACCCTAGCTACCAATGGGGCGGTCAGTTGTCTTAGTGTTGACGAGCTCAATGGCTGCATCATTGCTGGAGTACACAATGTATTAAGGTAACTTTTAGCAACAtacttttgtcttgttttgtattatatatatatatatatatatatatatatatttgtaataactGTATTCGGGTCTGGGAACAATAAATGATATATATTGCATATGTATAGCTACTTTTATGtaacatacatttattataaatggatattaaattgtatttcacagCTATTAGCTAAAAATACTTCTTGGCCCCTGCAACTGGTCTGAACTATTTTACCCCagcagaaaaatgtaaaaactataatgcataaaaaaataaagcatgaaCAAAATTGCCATGTAATTGCAATAATAATCAACACATTATTGTTTAATTAGAATTTGTTAGATTTCATTGTCCATAAAGAAAATAACTATTTATGTACATGCAAACTATTTTTAGATGTAAGGTGTATACTCATTTCAGTACTCTTTCTCATGTGCAgtaatttataaaatgcataACAGTGAcggtctgtattttaaataatgtaatctGTTTCTTCTCAGGGTGTATGACCCAGAGTCATATTTACTAGTTCAAAGAAATGCTGGGCACACCGATTCCATCCGCTCTGTACTACACATCCCAGAAAGGAAGCAGGTAACTTCAATAACTTTTCTGAACGCATGGTTTAAATTCTCATTTAACAATATAGTTCTAGGTTTTAGAACTACATAAACTCAAAGACAAACAATgacaaagtctttttcaatgtcttcaaaggAAACTTgtattcagtgacaaacatttcatCTAGAAGTGTTTTTCAATCTCTTCTAAAgggaagacactgaaaaagacttccagtcgaaaTGTTTGCTGGGATTTTTTCAGTCAGGAACCCTAAAAAATTATCAAATAacaggataataaaataaaaaaaaataaggaaacttTTTAGcagtaataagtaaaataattagacacattattttttgtttgtttgtttgtttcaagttATGTTGAACATTATTCATTTAATCTCATAAAGTGTGATTAGAGCAATTCCTTATCAAATATAAgtaaaaaatgtcattatttggAAGTTTTAACATATACTTGTATATTTAAAAGCTTATGTGAAATCCATACTTTATATAAACTGTTAGGTAAAACTAAAACAGGTAAGCAAGACATCTTGCagatagtcttttttttattttttttttaaaaaaaagcattaaaaggggaaatcagtattttaaaatgttactattaATGTGGTTTCTTTACTTTAGTATGTGACAGCTTCATCAGACATGACTATACGGATGTGGAATTCTTATACCATGATACCTCCaaacacacagcagagctgagcaACGAGAAGCACGAGAGATATCTCGTTCTGCATTGCAGCCCAGCCTTCACGATCAATACAAGAGATATCCCGTTCTGCATTGCAACCCAGCCTTCACGATCAGTACAAGAGATATCCCATTCTGCATTGCAGCCCAGCCTTCACGAACAGCGCAAGAGATATCCCGTTCTGCAATGCAGCCCAGCCTTCACGATCAGTACAAGAGATATCCCGTTTTGCATTGCAACCCAGCCTTCACGAGCAGCACAAGAGATATCCCGTTCTGCATTGCAGCCCAGCCTTCACGATCAATACAAGAGATATCCCGTTCTGCATTGCAGCCCAGCTTTCACGAGCAGTACAAGAGATATCCCGTTCTGCATTGCAGCCCAGCCTTCACGATCAATACAAGAGATATCCCGTTCTGCATTGCAGCCCAGCTTTCACGAGCAGTACAAGAGATATCCCGTTCTGCATTGCAGCCCAGCCTTCACCAGCTGCACAAGAGATCCTGTTCTGCATTGCGTTTTTGAGCATAAGACTAATGTGCTaagataaaattatattttaggggcactttttaaatgtaactaacAGTTAATAATTAGATAACACGTTAACAAGTTGTGAcatttttattgaagttaatTGACTTATGTTAACAAATGTATAAGAAATGAACATTTTCTGTGATAAATGCATTAAACCCCCACTTCAGGATTGTCaatcataaaatgtaaaacaaatggagCAACAATTGAGTTTGAAagaattcaaaaacaaacaaaaaaacgacaTAAGTgcctatacaatatataatatatatatatatatatatatattatatattaatatatatatataattagatatatatatatatatatatatatatatatatatatatgtgttttgtattatatatatttttgtgagcCTGATGGTTGCAgtgattatatactgtattatatgtgtaaagaaatgaaaaataaaacaatacatctgAGTGATGTAGATTGATGTGGATGCAGTAGTGTTGACTAATGCTAAGTTAGTTCCAGCAGACACATTTCAGGAGGTTCTGCTATAGACAATCTGACAGATGTTTCAATTCTATTAAAGACACCTAACAATGAAGCTATTAAATTTAGGCAACAATGGTCACCATTTTCCTTGCacttttaataaaagctgaatagGTTTAGCTGTATATATTGTGGTACATTTACATTGCTTGTTGTGACCATTAGAATCCAGTAGCATAACTTCccttttgttttagaaaaaaaaataaaaaatacataacatttgCATCTTACTTACTGTAATATGGCAGCTTGGTTCCACTCTCTAAAGGATATTGATTTCCATAATCCATTTGCATTGATGTGTCCATTTTAACTTATGAGCAGTACACAGCCACTGTCCATTGTTTATGAACAGTAATGCCTTGTTGACCTGAAGTGTAACTCATTCAGGAAGCAAATGCTAACTTGTACCTTtggaaaggaaaaagaaataGCAGGTAAGTGCTACTTAAATTCATGTTGTGTTGTTGAATATGTGTGCAAAAATGTTAGTGCTTGatgtattataattttaataCGGTCAACATTTGTGATGTACTGTTAACGATTAAATGGTGCTAGAGTAAATGCAAAAAcatgaaatgctttttgaaatGTGTTAAGTAATGGAagatggaattattattattattattattattattattattattattattattaaaaaagggATTTATTCAATTGTAAAACCCATCGTCATTTAAACCCTCTCTGGTATTTTCCAGAATTTTACACACAGACATGTGCTGGCGTTTCACATGCATTATTTgaggtttgattttcataaccatgCTACACATAGCTGTTCTTACTGGTATTAGATGCTGGGTTGGTGATGTTGTGTGTAACTGATTGTGATATGAACTGTCTGAAAAAGAAATGATTTTGCAGTAGCCAGTAGCGTGTGCAATTTAGGGAAATTGGGAATTATTTATCATATTTGTCAAAAACATCATCTGAACTATTTTACCTATATGACTGTAGCTGGTTACTGGAATTGTTTTAACTGTTATTTGTGTATGTGTAGGGGTGAATTCATGTATGCATCAATTATGTTTGATGGGcatgattatattttatattgattttctTTCAGTTCTAAAGTTTCAGCAATGAATATCTATGAAGATATTATTTCTATAACTGCTTTGCTTCTATTCATTGGTAAGTGACTTTTTAATGgtgttttaaaagcaacaaaatCAGTAAACCTGTACAATCTGACAACAGTAAAATCATCTACACTACATCTGCTCAAAGGGCCTATGTGGTATTGAAAGTTTATACATTATCACATTCTATGCTGGTCCAATAAAAACGTTAATCTCTGGACCAACATAACAATTTTTACTTATTCAATAAATTCAATCAAAATATTATGTGCAACTCACAAAAGTTTTGACTCATGGCAGTGCCAAATTATGGCATAATTAACAGATGTCATGACGTTTCAAAGGTACCCCAATTAGATCCAGTTAAATACACTCCAATAAAAGATGAGTGGTTTATCCAGGATAGCAACATTTAGCAAATTACAATTGTTCATGGCTCAGATTTACCTGAAGAGAGGTGTAATGTGAATGTAGTTTATTACCGAACTTTTATTACCagaaacattgcagtgtatccgaATCACACTCCCTCTTGCAACAAAGCTGTGGAACAAAGTTTCCAgttttcaatcagagcaccagcattgttgcaggagggagagTGAACTGGTTACACTGGTGAGTCTTGACAAACACTGTCGagcaaaaatggaaaacaaataattccCTAGTTGATTTACCTATGATCTGTGGATACAAATATCAGAACAGTTGGGATTGCATTGAAAAACATTGCTTCAATATGGAATAGATATACAACAACAGAGAAgtgatgtgtttcttgtaaacactgcaggggttcTGTGACTCAATGTTGTTAGGGATTCATTCATTGAATACAATGTGTTAAtcactcaacacaaaacaagcgCTACTTTGTTtgcccttgtttacacaattgtGAATCAATAACAGTCTGACAGTGTGATGTAATATAGGCCCGGTCATcatgatcaaactaactaaaatcATTAATTTTGTCTGCGATTATTCATCTTCCCcttttgatataaaataatttcgcaatattttttttttttgtttgtttcatttaataaaaacaaatcttaaaaggGAATTACTTTGAAACTGGGTATCTGCACATAGTATTCTCAGCACATAGTTCAATAAAATAACTCACCCAAGTTTGAAACACGTAGGGTCTGGACTGAGGTCATTAAATATCTTCTAGGgagtgctattattattattttaataactagagaaaaaaaaaaaaaaagattaggttTACTAATGCAGCAGAGTTTTGGGCACCAATGTGAAACAGTCTGCAACCAGGCATGGATGAACAACTTccatcatccataacttcaaaaacactccgagatttacaattatcttCTACTAATGAAGCCAAAAGCCAAGATGTTTCTCTACTTGACTTTAACTggattgtatttgaaatattttattagatttttttatgtCATTATGAAACACAAATGTTCTTTTTTACGCTAAGATGATCTGAGAGGTTTGTTACTGAATTTGTTTAACAGGCAGTGGAGCACAAATCTCTGGAGATCTTCAATGTAGTCTGAACCCACTATACTGCAATCTGAAAGGAGATAAAGACCACTTAAATGTCATGGGTGGGGAAAAATATTACTGCTGTGAAAATGAATCAGGGAACTTCAGTGAACTAAAGAACTTTACTGAAACTCGTAAGTGTTTCATTCTCTGCATGCAATGTTTTCCAGATGACCCAATTAAGGTTTACTCAtttcaaagaatgtttttttcttttttcagtttcaggaaaatgcaatacaatttgcCAGAAGGAAAAAAACGCCAcagaaattaatatatataaatattttgtttatgaGGAAGATTCTTTTTACTGCTTTGGAGGTATGTTGTTTTCTCTTCTGCTGAAATATAATAAAGTGCTGGCaactattttctttttagaaaggaCTTTTTGGTCTGAAGGAAGTTTgccttgtattttaaatatttagcaaatatACTTTCATTATAATGAAATTGAGCCTTGTATTGTACATTCAATCAACAGAAAAGACACAATTTAAttcttatttcttttattttagctttCAAAAACATGTTAATATATGAGTGTATTTTGGTATTATTTTACGAATCATCttaccttaaagagtaagtagcagggttctgaaaaatatagcgttacacatccccaggttctgctacaactgtttaaataacatacctgtcctttcttttcattgttaacatcctgataactttttacacttataactttaaagcctgtttcaaagctcttttcgaaatggccgctctagtgcactgatagtgtaaggattattgcccacattgtcaaacaggtaacacagcaataacgatccacgatgtggtacagaacagaaaagccagagcacttgctgttatgctttttttttatttttaaatcttcctGCAGTGAATTatacagatctcaaaccccagtgcattagaggagccattttgaaaagagactTTAAAAGTTCTAAGtgttaaaagttgtcaggatgttgacaatgaaaagaaaaatgacagctgCATTactaaaacagttgtagcaacatgtggggacgtgcaacactttttcggaaccctgctacttactttttaaacccagccattaaaaataaattgctaaaatgaattactgtacatgCTCACAGATAAAGTGCATTATACTGTAGGCCCCCCTAATGATATCTTTCAGGATTTGAAACTGAAACAACTGTATGTCTAAATTTTGACATTTAAACACAATGTAATTTCATCCCTCTGTCATTAAACTGGCCACAAGGATACTCTCATCTGACCCACAGAGTCTCAATCCAACAAtctaaaataaaagatctaaaactaaactgaaactacGACAACTTCAACAGCAGATAAAACATTTACATagcagtatatttatatatcccTTTCGTGTGTGAACTCATTTGTGTACCAGACCACACTGATGACACACAGCATTATTGAATACAATGGAACTGCTGTCTCCTAGTTATGTATATTATATCTGGTGTCTTGCCTGATGTGTCATTAGTGCAGCAATTacatttttgagtttttttttttttaattaatttaaattgccCAATTAATTTTTATCTTTAATTTGGAATGTTCCCTTATCACAATAACTTCCCACAGCAGCTCAAGCAAACTAAAGGTCAGTGGCAGTTCATTGACTCCGCAAGCAAATGACATGCCACTTTATACCTGGGAGCTACAATAGGCAAGCTAGCGGCCCTGCAGACATCAACTTGAACTCACTTTGCGCCTGGTCAGTAGGGCCCACAacagcatgatgaggagaaacagtccttgacAATTTTTCTGGCCTCCCTTGCCTGTACCATTCATCCTGCACACCATGCGCTCATGAGCCACTTTGGAAAGCCAGTCTTTAAACACATGAAATCTGAATAAAACTTCAGTCCAGTTTTAATCCATACAGCTATATTATAGACCTTGATGAAATTTGCATCACAATTGAATCAGGTGCAATTACCTGCCACCTATGTACTGCCACATAAGGGTTGCATAAATTAAATGAAGCAGCATTCCCTGGTTTAAATTTGGCCACCCCAAATGCGTATGTTCAGATTGTGTTTTTTGATTCTGGACGTGTGTAAATATTTCCTTAGTAAGCAGGCACTGGTGTTTCATTATTTCGTATTTATCTGTTGTCAGTTCTTTGCAACCATACTGAATGGTTCATCATGGTTCGTGAGCAGTCTTTACTTGGCTTGCCTGGGGAATCCTAACTGCCTGGCACTGAGAACACTTCCTCATTCCCTTCGTCAGGTGACAACAGGATGCTTTCAACTGCGCTGGCTCCACCTATTCTCTCTCAATATACATGCACTAAGTGTGGTTTCCAGAGTTGAATGGAACGAAGGCTGAAAATTTTAGGGGCGTCGCGAAACAAACAAACTTATACGACACagtggcaaagtgatttgtagtgctccggtgtataggtgatttgaggtgctccaacaaaggacaaacacaaagtttaccggtcaggtttcttttaatgcccttttaaaccgggtttcaaataataaagctggctctacccagcaatgggtattgccagcaaaaactagactcaaaataataaagctggttctacccagcaatgggtattaccagctacaaaacaaaggggttgcaatcccgaaataataaccacagaaaacacgtctccaaactgggtgctctggtgcaggtgcggtgctctgattgctggtgctcgtgcgcgttcagatctgggtttctcgctgcagctccagcttcgtatcagccgtctggcaaaacaaacacaacacttctcaatgaacccacacttcattcaaggttccgtccttgtctcctcccattaaccacaacaaaggagacaaTTACGGCATCACGTCCCCCtgaagtaccctaagccccgccccctccgatagctagttcaatcacgtctcctccaattcataactgaaacttcgctcaccgtactagggcgatgactccaggtaccgtaacgccgcccttttcctgaatggccggctcccgactgtccctgggatgaactgcccaaccattcagtaggaagcccgcagctcctgttgtacagtgccctcaccggtcgagagggagattgttgatttggattcattcgctctccgtcagaGACACATAATGGCTACGGGTCATTGTAGCAGGTCTCTTATAAACAACATTTCTTTTTGCTTTATTACTCatatttccttttcatttaaaagaaagctagatttaacaaattatttattagcCACAAAATATTTCAATAAGTGGGTTGTGCCAgaccaaagtcacttcaaaaggGGGGTCCCAAATAGATgaggtttgagaaccactggaatATAGAAAATAGTCACTTAAACTTGCATACAACAAACTTTTtctttgcagatgcacatattGAAGCATCAAATACAACTGTTGACGAGGGTGACAATATCAACCTGACCTGTTCAACTCATAAAAAGGTCCCAGGAATGAGCTGGTTTAAAGACAATGGAACACTGGTCAACAGAACCCAAAGCAATAATCTGAACCTCACAAATGTGAGTGCAACTGATCCTGGGTCCTACTATTGTACTGCTATAAACTGTAGCAGTGCATCGAATAGGATAGAGATCATCATAAACTGTAAGTACTGCAAGAATGGCTGAAGTTGATTTAAGGAAGTTTACAACGACCACAAGTGACGTGAGTGTATGTGTTAACTTAGTGAGGCTCattattgtacatttattaattttgtttattgaaaTCCTTTGAAGGAGGTTCCATCATACATATACACTCAACATATTACTGCTTATTCATAAGGGATACACTTATCTTaaagattcccccccccccccccccccacttgctCTATGGTGCTTTTCAATTACCAAACAAGTTGGTTAGTGCTCATAATCACAGTTACAGATGCGTCAAAGTTCctgtacatcttatcctgtgtatagATATAACCCTGTGCATACAACAttagaaacacagtttaaaagaaaaaacaaagcacactaCTTATGTCTAAGTCCTTCTGTGATTAATAAATAGTGAATATGGTTTAGCtcaaattagtattttttattttttctttctgtaaggtTCTACTTTCAATGTTACTATTAGTGCCACATCATTGGCTGTCAACGACATGGATAATATCACCCTGATCTGTATTACTGATCATGAAGTTCAGGAAGTTCTCTGGTTTAAAGATGCCCTACTCTTCAACAGAACCCAAAGCACTAATCTGACCATTACAAATGTGTTGAAAAACAGCACT
The Polyodon spathula isolate WHYD16114869_AA chromosome 22, ASM1765450v1, whole genome shotgun sequence genome window above contains:
- the LOC121297418 gene encoding Fc receptor-like protein 5 isoform X1; this translates as MNIYEDIISITALLLFIGSGAQISGDLQCSLNPLYCNLKGDKDHLNVMGGEKYYCCENESGNFSELKNFTETLSGKCNTICQKEKNATEINIYKYFVYEEDSFYCFGDAHIEASNTTVDEGDNINLTCSTHKKVPGMSWFKDNGTLVNRTQSNNLNLTNVSATDPGSYYCTAINCSSASNRIEIIINCSTFNVTISATSLAVNDMDNITLICITDHEVQEVLWFKDALLFNRTQSTNLTITNVLKNSTGSYYCTARRSCGNSTSNTIFITVTDNSLLIILICGLGAVVFLILFIIVMKCMIKNSQAKRKPRTRSNTNSTATVTSEC
- the LOC121297418 gene encoding limbic system-associated membrane protein-like isoform X2, with protein sequence MNIYEDIISITALLLFIGSGAQISGDLQCSLNPLYCNLKGDKDHLNVMGGEKYYCCENESGNFSELKNFTETLSGKCNTICQKEKNATEINIYKYFVYEEDSFYCFGDAHIEASNTTVDEGDNINLTCSTHKKVPGMSWFKDNGTLVNRTQSNNLNLTNVSATDPGSYYCTAINCSSASNRIEIIINCSTFNVTISATSLAVNDMDNITLICITDHEVQEVLWFKDALLFNRTQSTNLTITNVLKNSTGSYYCTARRSCGNSTSNTIFITVTAKRKPRTRSNTNSTATVTSEC